From one Plasmodium yoelii strain 17X genome assembly, chromosome: 12 genomic stretch:
- a CDS encoding methionine aminopeptidase gives MNVHIFLLLLFCGTFLCKKNSNNSNFRIIHQNGTRGNTKRNVKCVRKKKQYNYIHPNEVSKNDIRYHHYNFFITTHTHKKKLAKKDKFKRRYNLNSSGEGFSNTIHNNVKKNTNNYSEEQLPSYHKYIENFKTRKIIHPSIRITDHDKKFMKCKESYNKLYSHLTETELFENFSYVGRQRKGILSPKYYLPKYIDRPNYHKTGTPIYVNYENNLKSKEHISIRNDDNNNNETDEKYHKTYFTTNKYEYNNVKSDYDIEIISRNCKFARELMDDISYIICEGITTNDIDIYILNKCVNNGFYPSPLNYHLFPKSSCISINEILCHGIPDNNVLYENDIVKVDISVYKDGYHADMCESFIVQKISKEEKKKRKKNYDYIYLNDKLRTKHTKYIIKYNFDLTTHKIVKKGKYPSVRKVRYNPPNSKEHENEYIEEYDDNTNSVFGENSYNNNYYTYNDDPNNVSENYEDELENFHRRYDEDFIFNPKKGELYNNLQQYIYQKGMEKDKKGKEMNRKFEFFDTNKQDITNMKKFMFEKNRDLIKTAYDCTMAAISICKPGVPFKNIAKVMDDYLKKKNNSYQYYSIVPNLCGHNIGKNFHEEPFIIHTLNNDDRKMCENLVFTIEPIITERSCDFITWPDNWTLSNSRYYYSAQFEHTILITKNGAKILTQKTETSPKYIWEND, from the coding sequence atgaacgtTCATATTTTCTTGTTACTACTTTTTTGTGGTACATttttatgcaaaaaaaatagtaataatagcaATTTTCGAATTATACACCAAAATGGGACAAGAGGAAACACAAAAAGAAATGTAAAATGtgtaagaaaaaagaaacaatataattatatacatcCCAATGAAGTTAGTAAAAATGACATCCGTTATCAtcattacaatttttttataactacacacacacacaaaaaaaaactagCCAAAAAGGATAAATTTAAGAGGCGATATAACCTTAACAGTTCAGGCGAAGGATTTTCAAACACAATCCataataatgttaaaaaaaacacaaacaATTATTCAGAAGAACAATTACCATCATATCATAAATACATTGAAAATTTCAAAACaagaaaaattattcatCCAAGTATAAGAATAACAGATCATGacaaaaaatttatgaaatGTAAAGAaagttataataaattatattcacATTTAACAGAAACTGAATTATTTGAAAACTTTTCATATGTTGGTAGACAAAGAAAAGGTATATTATCtccaaaatattatttaccaaaatatattgataggccaaattatcataaaacaGGTACACCTATTTAtgtaaattatgaaaataatttaaaatcgAAAGAACATATATCAATTagaaatgatgataataataataatgaaacgGACgaaaaatatcataaaacatattttactacaaacaaatatgaatataataatgtaaaaagTGATTATGATATTGAAATAATTTCAAGAAATTGTAAATTTGCTAGAGAATTAATGgatgatatatcatatataatatgtgaAGGTATAACAACTAatgatatagatatatatatattaaataaatgtgtGAACAATGGATTCTATCCCTCTCCATTAAATTATCACTTATTTCCTAAAAGCTCATGTATAtcaataaatgaaatattatgtCATGGTATACCAGATAATAATGttttatatgaaaatgataTTGTAAAGGTTGATATAAGTGTGTATAAAGATGGGTATCATGCTGATATGTGTGAAAGTTTTATTGTTCAAAAGATTtcaaaagaagaaaaaaaaaaacggaaaaaaaattatgactatatatatttaaatgataaaCTTAGAACTAAacatacaaaatatattataaaatataatttcgATTTAACAACAcataaaatagttaaaaaagggaaatatCCATCTGTTAGAAAAGTTAGATATAATCCACCAAATTCGAAAGAACatgaaaatgaatatatagaAGAATATGACGATAATACTAACTCAGTTTTTGGagaaaattcatataataataattattatacatataatgatGACCCAAATAATGTTTCTGAAAATTATGAAGACGAACTTGAAAATTTTCATCGTAGATATGATgaagattttatttttaatccTAAAAAAGGAGAACTATACAATAATCTtcaacaatatatttatcaaaagGGAATGGAAAAggataaaaaaggaaaagaaatgaatagaaaatttgaattttttgatACAAATAAACAAGATATAAcgaatatgaaaaaattcatgtttgaaaaaaatagagATTTAATTAAAACTGCTTATGATTGTACTATGGCAGCTATAAGTATATGTAAGCCTGGTGTtccttttaaaaatatagcaaAAGTTATGGatgattatttaaaaaaaaaaaataattcgtATCAATATTATTCTATTGTTCCCAATTTATGTGGACATAATATTGGAAAAAATTTTCATGAAGAACCttttattatacatacatTAAATAACGATGATAGAAAAATGTGTGAAAACTTAGTTTTTACAATCGAGCCAATTATAACAGAACGTTCTTGTGATTTTATTACTTGGCCCGATAATTGGACATTATCAAATTCAAGGTATTATTATTCTGCTCAATTTGAACACACCATCCTTATCACAAAAAATGGGGCCAAAATTCTTACACAAAAAACAGAGACATCCCCAAAGTACATATGGGAAAACGATTGA
- a CDS encoding AAA family ATPase, putative encodes MKMNNDKKTSIEQVMSDYLINLSQFYRNEQSLSNQDNYNNKKNKKDEKNEENEKNNISSYNNIFLKYRKNNSNSEYSRTSISDNLYDIENCKSEYYEHIMNNIFPFKERKIYYHLEKIIKDENSYLHAELNEYLFCYLYILAIKKTFYDIISQKKIEYEIEKYNQNKKKIQEIYLFSSNYREPSLNTSAKSLSVENCNILGSLDSLDSGASCNGVGNGAELETGRGETSKHVKECKNEEKKKIYQYKIGDNKSLTYNSHLNEADIDYNENLKHDNISNRNSFESINNKKEDNNDDIKKIKKIKKEKKEKCHEKNENDRLNKNYIIYIFKLLKKNKLYWIIPLSVISSVYIYYKLKKNVYSFIYHHFTNIYRYMINIFANNNSNEINNMSIYKDYKHFFHNINKNNIKTIWIDPSNNTFNYFLNKNSGKNGNIIIFNQPKLSNNNDINNNDINNNMHTIYYHDYIMKYLLKNKIYENVEVRLYENINKSSVLDIIKTYSLDVLTYLFSLGSLYYIYGKKFSPFNIDYKIEKKNNKNKNQNDLNKIIINSETKRDIKSILFIINFSKLFISIQNDEIYIDHPLNSCILFTGETGTGKTLLAKTIANELDADFMHVSGSSFIELYIGNGASKIRNLFKNAQNNKNPVVIFIDEIDSIGINRNGNDMSNNQNNEYTQTLNQLLIEIDSIHEYNNEQVMLSYIDSDICNGNNYEKGVHFVKKQFSKYFLKQNSRDNNKGNSRENNEENKIYNYRDNWRNNLNENDGYEMLQYYLNNNFSLKEIEELFNLKKFKTKKYILLIAATNRYSYLDPALIRSKRFDKIVHFKMPNLYTRTKLFELYINKYIYKSSLRNVRKNQFKNRINRYLWDGNTEYEKIDVNKINNSTYYNQKCFNLSNFDENNFDQFGAYTDIRYNIPIYQHIGNHILAFKQWPFWGNAQKNSNKNGNKNGNSSSNHGSNYVQFVKTINKLKERYMDEYIDTYTFSILSHIFNCADIDQLVSSIKISKLKKKYKYKMIISNNNILAENMISILHKKIVYDKHMHKIINKTEYTENIRQTNNPINDLKFFYDNDNLFFGQNYENNLSKFLEFCNEKCYQKIHEKPFEPKLKLDDLNFFLDLKKNININNKSLSSEESDLMQNNNLMQNNNFIYNNSLLKNGKNYNLPILWKSIEHFFVSLYTEYIRLK; translated from the coding sequence atgaaaatgaataatgataaaaaaactaGTATAGAACAAGTTATGAGcgattatttaataaatttaagtCAGTTTTATAGAAATGAACAGTCGCTAAGTAATCAAGATAattacaataataaaaaaaataaaaaagatgaaaaaaatgaagagaatgaaaaaaataatatatcatcatataataatatatttttaaaatatagaaaaaataatagtaatagcGAATATAGTAGAACCAGTATATCTgataatttatatgatataGAAAATTGTAAATCAGAATATTATGAACATATAATGAATAACATATTTCCATTTAaggaaagaaaaatatattatcatttagaaaaaataataaaagatgaaaatagtTATTTACATGCTGAATTAAATGAATacttattttgttatttatacattttagcaattaaaaaaacattttatgatattatttcccaaaaaaaaatagaatatgAAATTGAAAAgtataatcaaaataaaaaaaaaatacaagaaatatatttgtttagtTCAAACTATAGGGAGCCATCTCTCAACACTAGCGCCAAATCATTAAGTGTGGAGAATTGCAATATTTTGGGCAGTTTGGACAGTTTGGATAGTGGGGCCAGTTGCAATGGCGTGGGGAACGGCGCCGAGTTAGAAACGGGGCGAGGAGAAACTTCCAAACATGTTAAGGAATgcaaaaatgaagaaaaaaaaaaaatatatcaatataaaATAGGGGATAATAAATCGTTAACATATAATTCACATTTGAATGAAGCTGATATagattataatgaaaatttaaaacatGATAATATTTCAAATAGGAACTCTTTCGAAagcataaataataaaaaagaagacaataatgatgatataaaaaaaataaaaaaaataaaaaaagaaaaaaaagaaaaatgtcatgaaaaaaatgaaaatgatcgattaaataaaaattatataatatatatatttaaattattaaaaaaaaataaattatattggATCATACCTTTGAGTGTTATTTCATcagtatatatttattataaattaaaaaaaaatgtatattcatttatatatcatcattttacaaatatttatagatatatgaTTAACATATTTGCAAACAATAATTCAAATGAAATTAACAATATGTCTATATATAAAgattataaacatttttttcataatattaacaaaaataatataaaaacaatatggaTAGATCCTTCAAACAAtacttttaattattttttaaataaaaattcaggaaaaaatggaaatattattatatttaatcaaccaaaattatcaaataataatgatataaataataatgatataaataataacatgcatacaatatattatcatgattatataatgaaatatttattaaaaaataaaatatatgaaaatgtaGAAGTCCgattatatgaaaatataaataaatcatCAGTTTTAgatattattaaaacatattCATTAGATGTACTAACATATCTATTTTCTTTAGGGtctttatattatatatatggaaaaaaattttcaccttttaatatagattataaaattgaaaaaaaaaataataaaaataaaaaccaaaatgatttaaacaaaataataattaattctGAAACAAAAAGAGATATAAAATctattctttttattattaatttttcaaaattatttataagtattcaaaatgatgaaatttATATAGATCATCCTTTAAATAgttgtatattatttacaGGAGAAACTGGAACTGGAAAAACATTGCTTGCTAAAACAATAGCAAATGAATTAGATGCAGATTTTATGCATGTATCTGGTTCTAGTtttattgaattatatataggaAATGGTGCATCTAAAATTcgaaatttatttaaaaatgctcaaaataataaaaaccctgttgttatatttatagaTGAAATTGATAGTATAGGAATTAATAGAAATGGAAATGATATGtcaaataatcaaaataatgaatatacaCAAACTTTAAATCAATTATTAATTGAAATAGATTCTATacatgaatataataatgaacagGTCATGTTATCTTATATTGATTCTGACATATGTAATGgcaataattatgaaaaaggtgttcattttgtaaaaaagcaattttctaaatatttcttaaaacaaaatagtagagataataataaagggAATAGTAGAGAGAATAATGAAgagaataaaatatacaattacCGAGATAATTGGCGAAACAATTTGAATGAAAATGATGGATATGAAATGCTTCAAtactatttaaataataattttagttTAAAAGAGATAGaagaattatttaatttaaaaaaatttaaaacaaaaaaatatatattacttaTTGCAGCAActaatagatattcatatCTTGATCCTGCATTAATAAGATCAAAAAGATTTGACAAAATTGTTCATTTTAAGATGCCAAATTTATATACTCgaacaaaattatttgaattatatataaataaatatatttataaatcaaGTTTAAGAAATGTTAGAAAAAATCAATTTAAGAATCGAATAAATAGATATCTATGGGATGGAAATACAGAATATGAAAAGATAGatgtaaacaaaataaataattcaacttattataatcaaaaatgttttaatttatcaaattttgatgaaaataattttgaccAATTTGGTGCATATACAGATATTCGTTACAATATACCGATATATCAGCATATAGGAAATCATATACTGGCTTTTAAGCAGTGGCCATTTTGGGGAAACGCCCAAAAAAATAGCAATAAAAATGGCAATAAAAATGGCAATAGTAGTAGCAATCACGGCAGCAATTATGTTCAGTTCGTTAAAACGATCAACAAACTGAAAGAAAGATACATGGATGAATATATAGATACATAcacattttctatattatcacatatttttaattgtgCAGATATAGATCAATTAGTATCATCTATTAAAATTagtaaattaaaaaaaaaatataaatataaaatgataataagtaataacaatatattggcagaaaatatgatatctatattgcataaaaaaatagtatatgataaacatatgcataaaattataaataaaacagaATATACAGAAAATATTAGACAAACAAATAATCCaattaatgatttaaaatttttttatgataatgataatttattttttggacaaaattatgaaaataatttatccaAATTTTTAGAATTTTGTAATGAAAAATGTTATCAAAAAATTCATGAAAAACCATTTGAACCTAAATTAAAATTAgatgatttaaatttttttttagatttaaaaaaaaatataaatataaataataaatctttAAGTTCAGAAGAATCAGATCTTatgcaaaataataatcttatgcaaaataataattttatttataataattcattattaaaaaatggcaaaaattataatttaccAATATTATGGAAATCTATCgaacatttttttgtttctctATATACCGAATATATACGCTTAAAATAA
- a CDS encoding cactin homolog, putative, with protein MKHHFNYTDECNPFGDNTLSTPFVWKLKNKYEKIKHGNKKKVTTNSLLENSLSKISEIEQVKKRREERDKERAMFEDYKIQLEKQKNQINIKEYIEQEELFFINQQIQSSDNRISHNHIQIVDIFRIATKIESGETVRNVHLENYRTPFYYMLEDLSEHDLENCAKQIKLLISHDRLFNENKYHKYWNSLYFFCEHYLSKLNGDEEPYKTKEIDEKTNKKIEEFFKNKDYDELITYENKIKNKIITNDIENFDSIFWNTILLKIPFFKAKYILDDFRNKLLKKVNITNDHFEKKKKISQHMRTNQEKKEIDDSEKIIFECKSIELLPLEMFENDENIHVYLPHEELEERKEINENIFLRLQKNIIDTNIEEEKEDNYIKYGNITKSDILEKDNKIDDNHFNMINKLFTKEKQVYDNFVQKERQKGNKDGIILKDVTYKSSNNINNTITTLIKNNLMVSRKPLYFNRIKTSFDWNKYNKTHYDYENTPPKYICGYKFNIFYTNLLNSNQKPSWKICSCDEEGAVLIVFHGGPPYIDIAFKIINSEWCYDKHRGFRNVFSRGILQLYFNFKKKRYRR; from the exons ATGAAACATCATTTTAATTATACTGATGAATGTAACCCATTTGGAGATAATACTTTATCTACTCCATTTGTTtggaaattaaaaaacaaatatgaaaaaataaaacatggtaacaaaaaaaaagtaacaACTAATAGTTTACTTGAAAATTCTTTATCAAAAATTAGTGAAATAGAGCAAGTGAAAAAAAGGCGAGAAGAAAGAGATAAAGAAAGAGCTATGTTTGAGGATTATAAAATTCAAttagaaaaacaaaaaaatcaaattaatattaaagaaTATATTGAACAAgaagaattattttttataaatcaaCAAATACAATCATCAGATAATAGAATATCTCATAATCATATACAAATAGTGGACATATTTAGAATAGCAACTAAAATTGAAAGTGGCGAAACTGTTCGAAATGTACATTTGGAAAATTATCGAACTCCATTTTATTACATGTTAGAAG ATTTAAGCGAGCATGATCTGGAAAATTGCGCCAAACAAATAAAACTACTTATATCACATGACAGGCtctttaatgaaaataaatatcataaatattGGAAttctctttattttttttgcgaACATTATTTAAGCAAATTAAATGGTGATGAAGAGCCTTATAAAACTAAAGAAATAgatgaaaaaacaaataaaaaaattgaagaattttttaaaaataaagattaTGATGAATTAATaacatatgaaaataaaataaaaaataaaataattacaaatgatattgaaaattttgaCTCTATTTTTTGGAATaccattttattaaaaattcctttttttaaaGCCAAATATATCCTTGACGATTTTAGGAACAAATTACTCAAAAAAGTTAACATTACCAATGAccattttgaaaaaaaaaaaaa GATAAGCCAGCATATGAGAACAAaccaagaaaaaaaagaaattgatgatagtgaaaaaataatttttgaatGCAAAAGTATCGAATTGTTACCTCTTGAAATGTTTGAAAATGACGAAAATATTCATGTATATTTACCACATGAAGAATTAGAAGAAAGAAAAgaaattaatgaaaatattttcttaagattacaaaaaaatattatagataCTAATatagaagaagaaaaagaagataattatattaaatatggaaatataacaaaaagtgatattttagaaaaagataataaaattgatgataatcattttaatatgataaataaattgtttACTAAAGAAAAACAagtttatgataattttgtTCAAAAAGAAAGacaaaaaggaaataaagacggaataatattaaaagatgTAACTTACAAaagtagtaataatattaataatacaataacaactttaataaaaaataatttaatggTATCACGAAAaccattatattttaatagaaTAAAAACATCTTTTGATtggaataaatataataaaactcATTATGATTATGAAAATACACcaccaaaatatatttgtggatataaatttaatatattttatacaaatttattaaattcaaATCAAAAACCCTCATGGAAAATATGCTCTTGTGATGAAGAAGGCGCagttttaattgtttttcaTGGTGGTCCTCCATATATAGATATTgcatttaaaattattaattcaGAATGGTGTTATGATAAACATAGAGGGTTTCGAAATGTTTTTAGTAGAGGTATCctacaattatattttaattttaagaAGAAACGTTATAGACGATAA
- a CDS encoding proteasome subunit beta, with protein sequence MTLGPVVTGTSVIALKYRNGVMIAADKKASYGSYAKFQNVQRIFKISNKTVMSFSGELADAQYLHELLTRVNVNDVVEKKTKYDLHDTKFYHSYVSRLFYNRKNKIDPLFNNIIIAGLNSQEYDDNDKDILLYSEKQNNEEYKDIDKKDLYIGFVDMHGTQFCEDYITTGYARYFALTLLRNHYKDNMTEDEARSLLNECLKILYFRDTTASNKIQIVKVTSKGVEYEEPYILNCDLNSRDYIYPSTMLPATGCMW encoded by the exons ATGACATTAGGGCCAGTAGTTACCGGAACATCAGTAATAGCGCTGAAATACAGAAATGGAGTAATGATTGCAGCTGATAAAAAAG ctAGCTATGGAAGCTATGCAAAGTTCCAAAATGTACAAAGGATTTTCAAGATAAGCAATAAAACAGTAATGAGCTTTAGTGGGGAATTAGCTGATGCTCAATATTTACATGAATTATTAACACGAGTTAATGTAAATGATGtagtagaaaaaaaaactaaatatGATTTACACGATACAAAATTTTATCATTCATATGTAAGTagattattttataatagaaaaaataaaattgatcctttatttaacaatataataatagctGGTTTAAATTCACAAGaatatgatgataatgataaagatatattattgtactcagaaaaacaaaataatgaagaataTAAAGATATTGATAAAAAAGATTTATACATCGGATTTGTTGATATGCATGGTACTCAATTTTGTGAAGATTATATAACAACGGGTTATGCTCGATATTTTGCTTTAACATTATTACGAAATCattataaagataatatgACTGAGGATGAAGCTCGCTCATTATTAAATGAAtgcttaaaaatattatattttagaGATACAACAGCttcaaataaaatacaaatagtTAAGGTGACTAGTAAAGGAGTTGAATATGAAGAACCATATATACTTAATTGTGATTTAAATTCTAGGGATTATATTTATCCTTCTACAATGCTTCCCGCAACTGGTTGTATGTGGTAG
- a CDS encoding tubulin subunit gamma — protein MPREIITLQCGQCGNQIGVEFWKQLCNEHNIDQEGILKNNNFINEDRKDIFFYQADDEHFIPRALLFDLEPRVINSIQTSEYRNLYNPENMFISKEGGGAGNNWGSGYSQGHKVEEEIIDMIDREVDNSDNLEGFILSHSIAGGTGSGMGSYLLELLNDNYSKKMIQTFSVFPLLTNESSDVVVQPYNSILTLKRLILSTDSVVVIDNTSLNRIFVEKLKLNNPTFQQTNNLISNVMSASTTTLRYPGSMNNDMISLISSLIINPKCHFLVTSYTPITVDKHISNVQKTTVLDVMKRLLHTKNIMVSVPVRRGMYISILNIIRGETDPTQVHKGLQRIRDRKLVNFIKWNPASIQVTLAKQSPHVISPHKVCGLMMANHTSISTLFERCVTQFDRLFKRRAFLENYKKEPMFSSADGQGNFEEMESSKEITQNLIDEYKSAERDDYFSHTYM, from the coding sequence ATGCCACGTGAAATCATAACATTACAATGTGGGCAATGTGGGAATCAAATTGGGGTAGAATTTTGGAAACAATTATGTAATGAACATAATATTGATCAAGAAggtatattaaaaaataataatttcataAATGAGGATAgaaaagatatatttttttatcaagcAGATGATGAGCATTTTATTCCAAGAgcattattatttgatttaGAACCCCGTGTTATTAATAGTATACAAACAAGTGAATATAGAAATTTATACAATCCtgaaaatatgtttatatcaAAAGAAGGAGGAGGAGCAGGAAATAATTGGGGAAGTGGATATAGTCAAGGACATAAAGTTGAAGAAGAAATTATTGATATGATAGATAGAGAAGTAGATAATAGTGATAATTTAGAAGGGTTTATATTATCTCATTCTATAGCTGGTGGTACAGGAAGTGGAATGGGAAGTTATttattagaattattaaatgataattattctaaaaaaatgatacaaaCATTTTCTGTTTTTCCATTATTAACAAACGAAAGTAGTGATGTTGTTGTGCAACCATATAATAGTATTCTGACACTTAAAAGATTAATATTAAGTACAGATAGTGTAGTAGTAATAGATAATACATCATTAAATCGTATATTtgttgaaaaattaaaattaaataatccTACATTTCAACAAACAAACAATTTAATTTCTAATGTTATGTCTGCATCTACTACAACACTTAGATATCCAGGAAGTATGAATAATGATATGATTAGTTTAATTTCATCATTAATTATTAATCCAAAATGTCATTTTTTAGTTACATCTTATACACCAATAACAGTAGATAAACATATTTCTAATGTACAAAAAACAACGGTATTAGATGTTATGAAAAGATTGTtacatacaaaaaatattatggtTTCTGTTCCGGTACGTAGAGGCATGTATATttctattttaaatattataagaGGTGAAACTGATCCTACACAAGTACATAAAGGTTTACAAAGAATAAGAGATCGAAAATTagtaaattttataaaatggaATCCTGCATCTATTCAAGTTACACTAGCTAAACAATCACCTCATGTTATTTCACCACATAAAGTTTGTGGACTCATGATGGCAAATCATACATCTATTTCAACACTTTTTGAACGATGTGTTACTCAATTTGATAGATTATTTAAAAGAAGAGCATttttagaaaattataaaaaagaacCCATGTTTTCTAGTGCAGATGGGCAAGGAAATTTTGAAGAAATGGAGTCATCAAAAGAAATTACTCAAAATCTTATAGATGAATATAAAAGTGCAGAACGAGATGATTATTTCAgtcatacatatatgtag